CAAATGGCCTCTCAGAACTCTTCTATTATTATCGGCACTATCATTCTTCTCTTTATAAATAATAAATGATTAGTCCGTTCCCAATTCGTAAGGTAAATGGATTTTTATGTTAAAATAAATGTATGAAGAAAACACCCGTTACTTGAATGCCGAGTCAACAGGCGCTTATCCAAAACAAGGAAAGCGTCTTTTTTTTCATGGAATGAAGTATTGAGTTACCTTTTTCATTTTGAAATAATTGTGAGGAGAAATTTATTTGTCATATAGTACAGGGTTATTTAGAGAGGAACTCTGATAAATTTGTTTAATGTTAAGGGGGAAGAGACATGCGTAAACCCGCTGTATTTATTATTGTCTTAATTTATGCACTCTTCATGTTAATGTCTGTTGTTATTTCTGCATATGAACAGGCAAATGACTTTTACAATGTCAGTAATATTTTGTTCTATTGGTTTTTGATGACATTTATGTACTTCATCTTAGGGGTAATTATTGAGGGGAAGAGGATAAAGAAATTATTCGTTAATCGTTCTTTTAAAATAAGCTGGGTGCCATTTGTGTGGAGTCTAGTATTAACAATAGTAGTATTCATTCCGAAAGTGTACTGGTTTTTGTGGTTTGGGAGGAGTTTTCCTGTATTCATACATTTCTTGAGTTATTCAGAGGTTCATGCGGTACTAGCTGTTTTATCCGGCATATTAATTGTTCGCTCTATAGACGAAAAGCTGAATCATAATTAAGTGAAGAATAGAAATCGGGGTGATTACTATAATAAATGTTTTAAATTTTATCATTATGATTGTATTCTTAGGTTTACTTTTATTTGGACTGCTACAATCGAGGAAAACTACTTCAACAGGAATGAGCGCAGGAGAGTTTTCACTATTACTTTCTTTAATTCCTAAAACAATCCAAGTGCTTGCCTTTGCGGTGTTAGTTGTTGGTTTGTACAAAATGTGGGGAAGAAAGAAGGAACCAGCATAAAAATTTAATTAAAGGGCAAATTTCTTGAGGGGAACAATTATGTTCCGGCCAACACCAATACCTGCACTAAAATAGCATAGCAAGCCAAGTTACTGTACTATGAGAAGGTCTGTCATTATCATCACCTAATAATCATCCAATCCCTTCACGTTTATTATCGTGCAAAAAACCTATTGGGTAGTATTTACATTTTCCCAATAGGTTTTTTGTTACATAACCACAAATTGAGCTCTAATAATCTCCGCAGAAGATTTTAGCGGGGTAAGTCCATTAGTATTTGTCAACATCCTGTAAAAGGATAGTTCTTATCTGACGATTTTTCCGCTGGTTCTTTTTCCATTATCTCTTGAATTTACTGATAAATAAAGCCGGGCCTTTCGCTTCAAAATCTACTTAGAATATTCTAGTCAAATCCCACTTCTTGATCGTAAAACAGCTCTTTTCAGAGGCTCCAAACTGAATGCTCTCATTGTCGGGAGAAGGATAAAAACGCGAAGTAAAAACGTGTTCCCCATCATTTATGAAAACTTCAATAGAAGAAGTATCAACAAAGATATGCAGGTTGTTTAAATCATCGAGCCGGCAGTGACGTTTTTCCACGACACCATCTACATAACTTTGCCGTTCAAGAGTGAAAATCTTTTGTTCGCTCGAATATACCATTCTAGCAGCTTCTCCAACGCTAATATCAAACCATCCTTTTGAGACAATAATATCTTCTGCCAATAGTTCAACAGCCTTCCCACGTACACCTTCGAACTGCTGATTCTTCTGCTGCAATTCAACACGGTGTTCAACCGCTTCGTTGACTCGCAAACCCTCTAACTCCCGGACCGGGACTTGATACAATTTGCCGCCAATACATTTTAATTCACGAGGAATGGTCATGTTATGGAGCCATTGATGCTTAATGGTTGGATGATCTTGTTCATTTTGATCCGGTACACTCATCCAGGCAAACAGTATTCTTCGTCCTTTTTTATCCTTCGTCGTTTGGGGAGCATAAAAATCAAAACCATGATCTAACTCATGAAAGGCTCCGTGTTCGAACGTGCCTGAACTTGGGTCAAAGGTTCCGGTTACGTAACCCGCTTGGTAAACATTTTGATATTTCATTCCTTCTGGCTCCAGCCCTTGAGGAGAAAAAACTAATATATCTTTCCCATCCAGGTAAAAAAGGTCCGGACATTCAAACATATAACCGAACTCTTTTAAAATGCCTTCTCCGCCGCCAGTTAAAATACCAGCGTGCGTCCAATCTACTAAATTTTCCGATTGAAAAAGGACAACCGCACCTTTTAACCCCTTCGTTTGCGCACCAATGACCATGAAATACTGTCCATCCTGTTCCCAAACCTTTGGGTCGCGAAAATGAGCAGTATACCCTTCTAGCCGTTCGATCACGGGTCCTTTTTTCTCAAAATGAATACCGTCCTCAGAAATGGCAAGACATTGATAGGATTCTCTATTGCCATTGTCATCCTTTACGTTCCCCGTATAAAAAACATATAATTTTCCGTCATGTTCGATTGCGCTTCCAGAATAACAGCCGTTTTTCTCGTACCATTCGGACGGGGTAAGAGCAATCTCTTCATGCTTCCAATGAACGAAATCCTGCGAAGAATAGTGCCCCCAAAATTTTGCTCCATGTCCTGTTTTAAAGGGCATCCATTGATAAAATAAATGATACGTTCCCTTCCATTGGATAAAACCATTCGGATCATTCAGCAGCCCGACTGGCGGCATGATATGATAATGCAGCCGATAAGGATCTTGTTCGACAATCGATTTGTGCTTGGCTGTATTTTGATCAGCTTCCAAGCGTAGTTGTTTATCTTTAGACATTGATTTATCCCCCTCCTTTTAAAAATCGTTATCTCCCTACTAGCTATCAATCTAGTAAGGAGAAAACCATGTGTTATTTTGTTTCTTCTTTCCAGCCGAGTAAAAGTGTTGCAATAAAAGCACCAGCCACTCCTATTACAAAAGCAATGCCATAGTTTAATGGATCCTGAGCAATCGCAAACATCGGAATACCGGTTAACCCAATCCCATTGGCCATGACTTGCGTAAACACAACATAAGATCCGCCAAGAGCACCGCCAATAGCCGCTCCAATAAAAGGACGGCGGTGTTTTAAATTAACACCAAAGATTGCCGGTTCTGTTATTCCAAGAAACGCAGAAACAGCTGCCGGAATAGCGATTTCTTTCGTCTTTTTATTTTTCGTTCTAAAAAATACAGCAAGTGTCGCGCCGCCTTGGGCCACGTTTGCAATCGCCCAGATCGGCAGCAAAAAGTTCCCGCCGGCTTTTGCCAACAATTCAGCTTCAATAGCATGGAAACTGTGGTGAACACCGGTTAGAACGATCGTTGAATATAGTCCTCCGAATATAAAACCGGCAATTGGCCCGGCTGTGCCGTACACCACATCTAAGACAGATGTAATTCCTTCACCAAGCGCACGTCCAGCCGGGCCGACGACCAACAGCGCCACGAAACCGGTTAATATAACCGTCAGGAATGGAGTTAAAAGCAAGTCAACGACATTTGGCACCACTTTGCGGAGCATTTTCTCCAGCTTTGACATAATATAAACGGTTAATAATACCGGAATAACCGTTCCCTGATAACCGAGCATCTCAACGCCAAACCCAAAAAAATCGAGAGTTGACGGTTCCGCATCAGCCAATCCCCACGGATTAAGCAGCTCGGGGTGAGTCATAATACCGCCAATAACTGCCCCTAAATACACATTCCCGCCAAACTCTTTAGCTGAACTGTAGCCAATTAATATAGGCAAAATAATAAAGGAAGCAGATGAAAACATGTCGAGCATTACGAAGAGACCGCTTTCAGGATCGACCCAGTTATACGTATTCATTAATCCAAGCAGCCCCATTAACATACCAGCAGCAACAATCGCCGGAATAATCGGTACAAAAATATTGGAAAGCGTCCTGGCAAAACGGGCGAATGGATTCATTTTTCGCTTGGCCGCATCACCATGCGTTTCCGTTTTCGCTTCTTCTTCTAAAGAAATTCCTGCAAGCGGAGCAAATTCGGCAAACACCTTGTTCACTGTTCCCGTACCGAAAATAATTTGATACTGGCCAGAACTCGAAAAAGCTCCTTTTACTCCATCTAATTCTTCAATCGCCTTTGTATCCACTTGACTTTCATCTTCCAACACTAAACGAAGGCGAGTAGCACAATGGGCAGCGCTTACCACATTGTTTTGACCGCCTAAAAACCGAACTAATTGTTCAGCAACCTTACGATGATTCATTTTAATCTCCTCCTGCCATTTTTTGGAACAGAAAAAAGACCTGAAATATACAAAGTCCGCATAGGTAGTCAAAGAGAGACGATTACCTATACCGCCTTATATATTTCAGGTCTTGCCTGCGTTCCAGTCACAATCCCCAATATGGAATTTTTATTTAATATCACTTTACATGTTGTAAGCGCTCCCGTCAACTGCAAATTCATTGGAAAAACTTGGTTTGTCGCCAAGTCCTTAATGGTGAAAGCCTTCGTTTTTCTTATACTTTAATCCTTTAAGGAAGTTATACTTACTTAAAGGATTAGAAAAACTCGGCTTACCGCCAAGTCCGTATGGCGGAAGTCGTAATTTTACTTATACTTTGTTCCTTAACAAAGGTAAACTCCCTAAAGTAAAGAAATTACAGTAAGCGCTGAATATGCAAAGCAATATACCCCACCTCAGATGGTGGAAAATCAATATGATAGGTTTCTTTTAGAAAGGCTGCTGCAGCCTCAGAACATTGATAAGCCTTTTGATATTTTTCTTTAATAAGAGCCAGCATGTCCTCATCTATTGGCTCAAACGGTTGTTCCTGCTCGAGACGATGGAGGGCAAAACGTATATGTGTCACTAACCTTTGATAATTAATACTGGATTCTTCAATCGTTATGCCTGCAAATGTTTCTACTTGCTCAATAAAATCACGCAAGATGGTCGCCGTTTCCAAGGCCTCGCTCATGGATGGACTATCCATTTTCGCTGTATGGACGTGAAGCGCAATATGCGCAACTTCATCGAGAGGAATATCAATCCCAAGATCTTTTTTTAATTCTTCCTTTGCCCAGAGGCCAACTTCAAATTCTTTTTTATAGAGGAATTTAATTTCGTTGGTTAGTTTATTTTGGATGGCAAACCCTTGTTCAAGCCTTTCTAACGCGAAAGAAAGATGATCGGTTAAGGCAATGTGAATATGATCATTGAGTGGCGCCTTTAAGTGTCCTTCTGCATAACTAATAATTCGTTCTGCCATGTCTACATGTTTTTCCGGCAGCGTAGCTAACAATTGCTGAAACTTTTCCGAAGACTGTTTATGCAGAACAAAAATCTTTTCTATTTTATGTTTTGGGATAATATCATTTTTTCTTTTTTGAAAAGCAATACCTTTCCCCATCACAATTTTCTCTTGCGGGCCATCGATGACAACGACCGCATTATTGTTTAAGATTCTGAAAATACGCATATAGTCCTCCGGTTCAATATTACTCCTATATTATCATGAACCAGCAGGCGATAAAAGGTTCAGGCAGAACGCCTGTAACTCCGCTAGTCTATGTATCGTAAATCTTTAAAAAAACTACGACAAATCAAATGCTGCTGTAATAGAGCATCAGCATACCAGCTTTATCTTAGCAGTATTTTACATTCTACATCAGGCAGATTGCAATCTATGAAATTCTGTCATTCGCTGTTTTCTCATTTTCCGATTATGCTCAAGCTACCATGGAATAAACGAGAAGGCGCGCCATTCTCTTAGGAGAAAAAATTGAACCACTCTTTAGGCATCCCCTTTGAAGAAGTAGCCAAAGACTTTACCCCGCTAGTATTAGGAATGATCAAACGTTTAAGAATTTACAAAAACACCGAAGAATACACCCACATTGGCTTTATCGCCCTTTGGAAAGCATATACACAATACGACCCCGACAAAGGAACCTTTTCCACCTTTGCCTATACGTATGTAAGAGGAGAAATGCTCGCACAATTACGAAAAGAAGCAAGATACGAAGAGCGCTATGAATTAAGCGCCTTTGAACAAAACACTGAACCAGCCGCTCCCGACAGCGAAAGCATTGAGCAGGGGATGAATAGTATCTCTCCGTATTTAGAGGAATTAAGCCCGAGAGAACGCGACTGGGTGATTGAATATATCGTGTACGGAAGGGGCATTACCGAGATAGCGGAAAAACATAACGTCGCACCATCTTCGGTGAAAACGTGGCGAAAAAACGCATTAAAAAAGCTTCGTCATGTTTTCACCAAAACCAACTGTCATTAAATAAATGGCACCCTAGTACCAAAATAAGATAAAAAACAGCGTCAAGCCTCCTATAAAGAACAGGATGATTTGACGCTGTTTATTTACAAACTCTTATTGGAATCTAACTTTTCATTTATTCCGCTGCTGATTCAGTGGTGAAGAAAGTAAAGAGATGCTCGGCCCATAGTGTGTGTCCTGCTGCGGTCGGCTGGGAGTTTTCAACAAACGTTGGAAGGGCTTCATCATCTGTGATCGGCCAGCTTTCCCAATGGTTGATATACGTAAGATTATCACTAGCAGCTATCTCATCTTGTAATTGCTGTATGCGACTTACATAATACTCCGCTTCATACATGGGCTGTGGCGGCTGGATATAAATGGCCGCACCTGGGTTTTCATTTTCAACCGTCTCCACCATGTCATTCAAACTGTACAGGGTATCGTCGATACTGACGCTCCCATCATCATTTAAAACAAGCGGGCTGTAAATAAAAATATCCGGCTCTAACGCAGCAATTTGCTCTGCCTCTTGATTACTCATCACATCTAACGAGGTCTGATTGCCAAAATGGACGACTTTTAATTCGATTTGATCGGTTCGATACTTCTCTTTCAAGTCTTGTACAAAGAGGGCCGGAAAACTTTCTCCTGCTTGAGCATGTACCACATCCGAACCAGCAGCCACTATGGTCAATGATTCACCTTCTCCCACCGTACTGCGCATTTGATCAGCAAAACCCTCTTCTGCTCCAGCTAACATCGTTTTCAAGGATGCTTCGGTATCCCCTTTATCCTCAGCAGCAGTGGCCTTCCCTTCACTCTCGCTCTTTGAAACGGACGAAACCGTATTGTTTACCGTATCAGCGACTTTTTGATCATAATGCCATTTACCGTACACGCTAACAGCAATAAGAAGCAACATAATAAGTCCTAAGAAAAAACGCTTCACTTCTGACGCTCCTTTAAATCCTAGTTATATATGTAATATCGGTTAATCAAACGTTTGATTAATAGATTAATAA
This DNA window, taken from Alteribacillus bidgolensis, encodes the following:
- a CDS encoding glycoside hydrolase family 32 protein; its protein translation is MSKDKQLRLEADQNTAKHKSIVEQDPYRLHYHIMPPVGLLNDPNGFIQWKGTYHLFYQWMPFKTGHGAKFWGHYSSQDFVHWKHEEIALTPSEWYEKNGCYSGSAIEHDGKLYVFYTGNVKDDNGNRESYQCLAISEDGIHFEKKGPVIERLEGYTAHFRDPKVWEQDGQYFMVIGAQTKGLKGAVVLFQSENLVDWTHAGILTGGGEGILKEFGYMFECPDLFYLDGKDILVFSPQGLEPEGMKYQNVYQAGYVTGTFDPSSGTFEHGAFHELDHGFDFYAPQTTKDKKGRRILFAWMSVPDQNEQDHPTIKHQWLHNMTIPRELKCIGGKLYQVPVRELEGLRVNEAVEHRVELQQKNQQFEGVRGKAVELLAEDIIVSKGWFDISVGEAARMVYSSEQKIFTLERQSYVDGVVEKRHCRLDDLNNLHIFVDTSSIEVFINDGEHVFTSRFYPSPDNESIQFGASEKSCFTIKKWDLTRIF
- a CDS encoding sucrose-specific PTS transporter subunit IIBC, translated to MNHRKVAEQLVRFLGGQNNVVSAAHCATRLRLVLEDESQVDTKAIEELDGVKGAFSSSGQYQIIFGTGTVNKVFAEFAPLAGISLEEEAKTETHGDAAKRKMNPFARFARTLSNIFVPIIPAIVAAGMLMGLLGLMNTYNWVDPESGLFVMLDMFSSASFIILPILIGYSSAKEFGGNVYLGAVIGGIMTHPELLNPWGLADAEPSTLDFFGFGVEMLGYQGTVIPVLLTVYIMSKLEKMLRKVVPNVVDLLLTPFLTVILTGFVALLVVGPAGRALGEGITSVLDVVYGTAGPIAGFIFGGLYSTIVLTGVHHSFHAIEAELLAKAGGNFLLPIWAIANVAQGGATLAVFFRTKNKKTKEIAIPAAVSAFLGITEPAIFGVNLKHRRPFIGAAIGGALGGSYVVFTQVMANGIGLTGIPMFAIAQDPLNYGIAFVIGVAGAFIATLLLGWKEETK
- a CDS encoding PRD domain-containing protein, which translates into the protein MRIFRILNNNAVVVIDGPQEKIVMGKGIAFQKRKNDIIPKHKIEKIFVLHKQSSEKFQQLLATLPEKHVDMAERIISYAEGHLKAPLNDHIHIALTDHLSFALERLEQGFAIQNKLTNEIKFLYKKEFEVGLWAKEELKKDLGIDIPLDEVAHIALHVHTAKMDSPSMSEALETATILRDFIEQVETFAGITIEESSINYQRLVTHIRFALHRLEQEQPFEPIDEDMLALIKEKYQKAYQCSEAAAAFLKETYHIDFPPSEVGYIALHIQRLL
- a CDS encoding sigma-70 family RNA polymerase sigma factor; this translates as MNHSLGIPFEEVAKDFTPLVLGMIKRLRIYKNTEEYTHIGFIALWKAYTQYDPDKGTFSTFAYTYVRGEMLAQLRKEARYEERYELSAFEQNTEPAAPDSESIEQGMNSISPYLEELSPRERDWVIEYIVYGRGITEIAEKHNVAPSSVKTWRKNALKKLRHVFTKTNCH
- a CDS encoding SGNH/GDSL hydrolase family protein encodes the protein MKRFFLGLIMLLLIAVSVYGKWHYDQKVADTVNNTVSSVSKSESEGKATAAEDKGDTEASLKTMLAGAEEGFADQMRSTVGEGESLTIVAAGSDVVHAQAGESFPALFVQDLKEKYRTDQIELKVVHFGNQTSLDVMSNQEAEQIAALEPDIFIYSPLVLNDDGSVSIDDTLYSLNDMVETVENENPGAAIYIQPPQPMYEAEYYVSRIQQLQDEIAASDNLTYINHWESWPITDDEALPTFVENSQPTAAGHTLWAEHLFTFFTTESAAE